Proteins encoded by one window of Azospirillum brasilense:
- a CDS encoding type III pantothenate kinase has protein sequence MLLAIDAGNTNVVFAIYEGDQQRGLWRTATDKKRTADEYMVWVTHLMALKGLGPADIDSAIIASVVPGATFNLKRLCKDHFGCEPLVVGQPGVDLGTRALVDRPDEVGADRLVNTVAAAATYKTPLIVIDFGTATTFDVVDRDGNYRGGVIAPGLNLSLEALQMAASKLPRVEIQQPGHVIGTNTVECMQSGVFWGYVGLIEGLVNRIRAEYGEPMTVVATGGLGVLFAKATHVIEHTDGELTLRGLLLIHKRNTAQ, from the coding sequence ATGCTGCTCGCCATCGACGCCGGAAACACCAACGTGGTGTTCGCGATCTATGAGGGCGACCAACAGCGCGGCCTGTGGCGCACGGCGACCGACAAGAAGCGCACCGCCGACGAATACATGGTGTGGGTGACCCACCTGATGGCGCTGAAGGGGCTGGGCCCGGCGGACATCGACAGCGCCATCATCGCCAGCGTGGTGCCCGGCGCCACCTTCAACCTGAAGCGCCTGTGCAAGGATCATTTCGGCTGCGAGCCGCTGGTGGTCGGCCAGCCCGGGGTCGATCTCGGCACCCGCGCGCTGGTGGACCGGCCCGACGAGGTCGGCGCCGACCGGCTGGTCAACACGGTGGCGGCGGCCGCCACCTACAAGACGCCGCTGATCGTCATCGACTTCGGCACGGCGACGACCTTCGACGTGGTCGACCGCGACGGCAACTACCGCGGCGGCGTCATCGCGCCGGGCCTGAACCTGTCGCTGGAGGCGCTGCAGATGGCGGCGAGCAAGCTGCCCCGCGTCGAGATCCAGCAACCGGGCCACGTCATCGGCACAAACACCGTCGAATGCATGCAGTCCGGCGTCTTCTGGGGCTATGTCGGCCTGATCGAAGGGCTGGTCAACCGCATCCGGGCGGAGTACGGCGAGCCGATGACGGTCGTCGCGACCGGAGGGCTGGGTGTGCTTTTCGCCAAGGCAACCCATGTAATCGAACACACCGACGGCGAACTCACGCTGCGCGGCCTCCTCCTGATCCACAAGCGCAACACGGCCCAATGA
- a CDS encoding ribonuclease J, translated as MTHPDSAPSVHPVEGDGDLFAPEDDALYFLPLGGSGEIGMNLNLYGHRGKWLMVDLGISFADDTMPGLDVIMPDPAFIAERRHDLVGIVVTHAHEDHLGAIQYLWPQLRVPVYCTPFTAAVLRAKLHERGLAGVVPVHEVALGSTIEVGPFSVEYVTVTHSIPEPNALAIRTAAGTVLHTGDWKLDPEPLVGEAADEERLRAIGDEGVLALIGDSTNALVPGSSGSEGSVRKTLTELIGQFPDVRVAVSCFATNVARLESIAHAAAAHGRHVALVGRSMWRINEAARSNGYLADLPAFLTEHDANYVPRDKLVLVCTGSQGEPRSALARIASDDHPQVSLQRGDVVVFSSREIPGNERAIGRMQNLLVSQGIRIVTADEAPVHVSGHPAQDELVRMYQWVRPRIAMPVHGEQRHQLEHAKLARACQVPEALVPCNGDLIRLAPDAPPRVVAQVRAGRMALDGKRLIPLDTGLMRARHRMVHNGAAVVTLVMNGKGELVTAPQIAVMGLLDDSADRDMLLDVVDAVREAVAEMPKSARADDEQVRAAARIAVRRCFNATHGKKPVTDVHLVRV; from the coding sequence ATGACCCATCCCGACTCCGCTCCCTCCGTCCACCCGGTCGAGGGAGACGGCGACCTGTTCGCTCCCGAGGACGACGCGCTCTACTTCCTGCCGCTGGGCGGTTCGGGCGAGATCGGCATGAACCTCAACCTCTACGGCCATCGCGGCAAGTGGTTGATGGTGGATCTCGGCATCTCCTTCGCGGACGACACGATGCCGGGGCTGGACGTCATCATGCCGGACCCCGCCTTCATCGCGGAGCGTCGGCACGACCTTGTGGGCATCGTGGTGACGCACGCGCACGAGGATCACCTGGGGGCCATCCAGTATCTGTGGCCGCAACTCCGCGTGCCCGTCTACTGCACGCCTTTCACCGCCGCCGTCCTGCGCGCCAAGCTGCACGAGCGCGGGCTGGCCGGGGTGGTGCCGGTGCACGAGGTGGCGCTGGGCAGCACCATCGAGGTCGGCCCCTTCTCCGTCGAGTATGTGACGGTCACCCATTCCATTCCCGAGCCGAACGCCCTGGCGATCCGCACCGCCGCCGGCACTGTGCTGCACACCGGCGACTGGAAGCTCGATCCCGAACCGCTGGTGGGGGAGGCGGCCGACGAGGAGCGGCTGCGCGCCATCGGCGACGAGGGCGTGCTGGCACTGATCGGGGACAGCACGAACGCTCTGGTGCCAGGCAGTTCCGGGTCGGAAGGGAGCGTGCGCAAGACGCTGACTGAGCTGATCGGGCAGTTTCCCGATGTGCGCGTCGCGGTGAGCTGCTTCGCCACCAACGTCGCGCGGCTGGAGAGCATCGCCCACGCCGCGGCGGCGCACGGGCGCCACGTCGCTCTGGTCGGGCGGTCGATGTGGCGGATCAACGAGGCCGCGCGCTCCAACGGCTACCTCGCCGACCTGCCGGCCTTTCTGACCGAGCATGACGCCAACTACGTGCCGCGCGACAAGCTGGTGCTGGTGTGCACCGGCAGCCAGGGGGAGCCGCGCTCCGCGCTCGCCCGCATCGCGTCGGACGACCATCCCCAGGTGTCGCTGCAGCGCGGCGATGTGGTGGTCTTCTCCTCCCGCGAGATCCCAGGCAACGAGCGGGCCATCGGCCGCATGCAGAACCTGCTGGTCAGTCAGGGCATCCGCATCGTCACCGCCGACGAGGCGCCGGTCCACGTCTCCGGCCACCCGGCGCAGGATGAGCTGGTCCGCATGTACCAGTGGGTGCGCCCGCGCATCGCCATGCCGGTCCACGGCGAGCAGCGCCACCAGCTGGAGCACGCCAAGCTGGCCCGCGCCTGCCAAGTGCCCGAGGCGCTGGTCCCCTGCAACGGCGACCTGATCCGGCTGGCGCCCGACGCGCCGCCGCGGGTGGTGGCCCAGGTCCGGGCGGGCCGCATGGCGCTGGACGGAAAGCGGCTGATCCCGCTCGACACCGGGCTGATGCGGGCGCGCCACCGGATGGTCCACAATGGCGCCGCCGTGGTCACGCTGGTGATGAACGGGAAGGGCGAGCTGGTGACCGCGCCACAGATCGCGGTGATGGGGCTGCTCGACGACTCGGCTGACCGCGACATGCTGCTCGACGTGGTGGACGCGGTGCGCGAGGCCGTCGCCGAGATGCCGAAATCGGCCCGCGCCGACGACGAGCAGGTGCGCGCCGCCGCCCGCATCGCCGTCCGCCGCTGCTTCAACGCGACGCACGGCAAGAAGCCGGTGACGGACGTTCATCTGGTCCGTGTATAA
- the mce gene encoding methylmalonyl-CoA epimerase: MIGKLNHVAIVVPDLTAATALYRDTLGAAVSQPMDLPPHGVTVVFVTLPNTKIELLHPFGEKSPIAGFLEKNPSGGIHHICYEVDDILAARDRMKAQGARVLGDGEPKIGAHDKPVLFLHPKDFCGTLVELEQA; the protein is encoded by the coding sequence ATGATCGGGAAGCTGAACCACGTCGCCATCGTGGTGCCGGATCTGACGGCGGCGACGGCGCTCTACCGCGACACGCTGGGCGCGGCGGTGTCCCAACCGATGGACCTGCCGCCGCACGGCGTCACCGTCGTCTTCGTCACGCTGCCCAACACGAAGATCGAGTTGCTCCACCCCTTCGGCGAAAAGTCGCCGATCGCCGGCTTCCTGGAAAAGAACCCGTCGGGCGGCATCCACCACATCTGCTACGAGGTGGACGACATCCTGGCCGCCCGCGACCGGATGAAGGCGCAGGGCGCCCGCGTTCTGGGCGACGGCGAGCCGAAGATCGGCGCCCACGACAAGCCGGTTCTGTTCCTGCATCCCAAGGACTTCTGCGGAACCTTGGTCGAGCTGGAGCAGGCCTGA
- a CDS encoding DUF1467 family protein — translation MGWVTGISVYVVVWWVVLFAVLPWGVRTPAQPEPGMASSAPERPRILLKFAATTLVAAVVWLVIFGIVQSDLISFREMAKPH, via the coding sequence ATGGGCTGGGTGACGGGCATCAGCGTCTATGTGGTCGTCTGGTGGGTGGTGCTGTTCGCGGTGCTGCCCTGGGGCGTGCGCACCCCGGCCCAGCCCGAGCCGGGCATGGCGAGCAGCGCCCCGGAACGCCCGCGCATCCTCCTGAAATTCGCCGCCACGACCCTGGTCGCGGCGGTGGTGTGGCTGGTCATCTTCGGCATCGTGCAGTCGGACCTGATTTCCTTCCGCGAGATGGCCAAGCCGCACTGA
- a CDS encoding DNA-3-methyladenine glycosylase I yields the protein MSLTYCDAAPGHAHHGPYHDTEYGFPSADDRVLFERLILEINQAGLSWLTILKKREAFRAAFDGFDIDRVAAYGEAERERLLADPGIIRNRLKIDAAIENARRIVALRVSHGSFDGWLRAHHPLGKADWVRLFKRSFRFTGGEITGEFLMSLGYLPGAHQPHCPVWSQIATLDPPWMAAVRQGFTGYDAQRTGVTQPTT from the coding sequence GTGAGCCTGACCTATTGCGACGCGGCACCCGGCCACGCGCATCACGGCCCCTACCATGACACCGAGTACGGATTCCCCAGCGCCGACGACCGGGTGTTGTTCGAGCGGCTGATTCTGGAAATCAATCAGGCGGGCCTGTCCTGGTTGACCATTCTGAAGAAGCGCGAGGCCTTTCGCGCCGCTTTCGACGGTTTCGACATCGACCGCGTCGCCGCCTACGGCGAGGCGGAGCGGGAACGGCTCCTCGCCGATCCGGGGATCATCCGCAACCGGCTGAAGATCGACGCCGCCATCGAGAACGCCCGGCGGATCGTGGCCTTGCGAGTCTCGCACGGGTCCTTCGACGGCTGGCTGCGCGCCCATCACCCCCTGGGCAAGGCGGATTGGGTCCGGCTGTTCAAGCGCAGCTTCCGCTTCACCGGCGGCGAAATCACCGGCGAATTCCTGATGAGTCTCGGCTACCTGCCGGGCGCGCATCAGCCCCATTGCCCGGTCTGGTCCCAAATCGCCACGCTCGATCCGCCTTGGATGGCCGCCGTTCGGCAGGGGTTCACAGGATACGACGCTCAAAGAACGGGCGTAACGCAGCCCACGACGTAA
- the proS gene encoding proline--tRNA ligase encodes MRLSTFFLPTLKETPTEAQIVSHRLMLRAGMIRQTSAGIYAWLPLGHRVLKKIEQIVREEQDAAGAQELLMPTIQSAELWKESGRYDDYGKEMLRITDRHDREMLFGPTNEEMITDIFRAFVKSYRQLPLNLYHIQWKFRDEIRPRFGVMRGREFLMKDAYSFDIDAASARRSYQKMFLAYLRTFARMGLKAIPMRADTGPIGGDLSHEFIILAETGESGVFCHKDWLTLDVLQNAPGFDEDLQPFFDTYTSIYAATDEKHEPGNCPVAESDLVSARGIEVGHIFNFGTKYSKPMNAVVAGPGGEPVPVEMGSYGIGVSRLMGAIIEASHDDNGIIWPDAVAPFNVGLVNLKVGDAETDRVCQELYYKLRANGLDVLYDDRDERPGVKFADMDLIGLPWQLVVGPRGLKNGVVELKRRATGEKQELSVDSALEKLSA; translated from the coding sequence ATGCGGCTGTCCACCTTCTTCCTGCCGACCCTCAAGGAGACCCCGACCGAGGCGCAGATCGTCTCGCACCGCCTGATGCTGCGGGCCGGGATGATCCGCCAGACCAGCGCCGGCATCTACGCCTGGCTGCCGCTGGGCCACCGGGTCCTGAAGAAGATCGAGCAGATCGTCCGCGAGGAGCAGGACGCCGCCGGCGCCCAGGAGCTGCTGATGCCGACCATCCAGTCGGCGGAGCTGTGGAAGGAAAGCGGTCGCTACGACGACTACGGCAAGGAGATGCTGCGCATCACCGACCGTCACGACCGCGAGATGCTGTTCGGTCCCACGAACGAGGAGATGATCACCGACATCTTCCGCGCCTTCGTGAAGAGCTACCGCCAGCTTCCGCTGAACCTCTACCACATCCAGTGGAAGTTCCGGGACGAGATCCGTCCGCGCTTCGGCGTGATGCGCGGGCGCGAGTTCCTGATGAAGGACGCCTACAGCTTCGACATCGACGCGGCCAGCGCCCGGCGCTCCTACCAGAAGATGTTCCTGGCCTATCTGCGCACCTTCGCCCGCATGGGGCTCAAGGCGATCCCGATGCGCGCCGACACCGGCCCCATCGGCGGCGACCTCAGCCACGAGTTCATCATCCTGGCCGAGACCGGCGAGAGCGGCGTCTTCTGCCACAAGGATTGGCTGACCCTGGACGTGCTGCAGAACGCCCCGGGCTTCGACGAGGACCTGCAGCCCTTCTTCGACACCTACACCTCGATCTACGCGGCGACCGACGAAAAGCACGAGCCCGGCAACTGCCCGGTCGCGGAGTCGGATCTGGTGTCGGCCCGCGGCATCGAGGTCGGCCACATCTTCAACTTCGGCACCAAATACTCCAAGCCGATGAACGCCGTCGTCGCCGGTCCGGGCGGCGAGCCGGTCCCGGTGGAGATGGGTTCCTACGGCATCGGCGTGTCGCGCCTGATGGGCGCCATCATCGAGGCCAGCCACGACGACAACGGCATCATCTGGCCGGACGCCGTGGCGCCCTTCAACGTCGGGCTCGTCAACCTGAAGGTCGGCGACGCCGAGACCGACCGCGTCTGCCAGGAACTGTACTACAAGCTCCGCGCCAACGGGCTGGACGTGCTGTACGACGACCGCGACGAGCGTCCGGGCGTGAAGTTCGCTGACATGGACCTGATCGGCCTGCCGTGGCAGCTCGTCGTCGGACCGCGCGGCCTGAAGAACGGCGTGGTCGAGCTGAAGCGCCGCGCCACCGGCGAGAAGCAGGAGCTGTCGGTGGACAGCGCTCTGGAGAAGCTCTCGGCGTAA
- a CDS encoding lipoprotein-releasing ABC transporter permease subunit, which yields MIFSAFERMVAMRYLRARRQEGFISVIAGFSLLGIALGVATLIIVMSVMNGFRAELLGRVLGLNGHLNVYSSRGGPLPDYDPLVQRLQGVPGVVGVTPTVEGQALVSVRGVASGAVVRGVRPEDFRVRPTLSRNIVRGTAEAFGEDNIAIGIRMAQRLGLAVGDQLTLIAPQGNVTAFGTVPRMRSFTIGAVFDVGMFEYDNSFIFLPLPEAQAFFRTGEAVTSLEVFVSDPTQIRAARDAIQSAVAGVGRVVDWQQSNASFFTALQVERNVMFLILSLIITVAAFNIISSLIMLVKDKGRDIAILRTMGATRGMIMRIFFLSGASVGVAGTLVGVALGVSFALNIETIRQGIQALTGTNLFNAEIYFLSQLPAKIDWSEVVQVTLMALGLSFAATIYPSWRAARLDPVEALRYE from the coding sequence ATGATCTTCTCCGCCTTCGAACGCATGGTCGCGATGCGCTATCTGCGGGCGCGCCGCCAGGAAGGGTTCATCTCGGTCATCGCGGGATTCTCGCTGCTGGGCATCGCGCTCGGCGTGGCGACGCTGATCATCGTGATGTCGGTGATGAACGGCTTCCGGGCGGAGCTTCTGGGCCGCGTGCTCGGCTTGAACGGCCACCTCAACGTCTACAGCAGCCGCGGCGGCCCGCTGCCCGATTACGACCCGCTGGTGCAGCGCCTCCAGGGCGTGCCCGGCGTCGTCGGCGTGACCCCGACGGTCGAGGGGCAGGCGCTGGTGTCGGTGCGCGGCGTCGCCTCCGGCGCGGTGGTGCGCGGCGTGCGGCCGGAGGATTTCCGGGTGCGCCCGACGCTGTCGCGCAACATCGTGCGCGGCACGGCGGAGGCCTTCGGCGAGGACAACATCGCCATCGGCATCCGCATGGCGCAGCGGCTGGGTCTGGCGGTCGGCGACCAGCTCACCCTGATCGCGCCGCAGGGCAACGTCACCGCCTTCGGCACCGTGCCGCGGATGCGCAGCTTCACCATCGGCGCCGTGTTCGACGTCGGCATGTTCGAGTACGACAACAGCTTCATCTTCCTGCCCCTGCCGGAGGCGCAGGCCTTCTTCCGCACGGGCGAGGCGGTGACCTCGCTGGAGGTCTTCGTCAGCGACCCGACCCAGATCCGGGCGGCGCGCGACGCCATCCAGTCGGCGGTGGCCGGGGTGGGGCGCGTGGTCGACTGGCAGCAGTCGAACGCCAGCTTCTTCACCGCGCTCCAGGTCGAGCGCAACGTGATGTTCCTGATCCTCTCGCTGATCATCACGGTGGCCGCCTTCAACATCATCTCCAGCCTGATCATGCTGGTGAAGGACAAGGGGCGGGACATCGCCATCCTGCGCACCATGGGCGCCACCCGCGGCATGATCATGCGCATCTTCTTCCTGTCCGGCGCCTCGGTGGGGGTGGCTGGGACGCTGGTGGGGGTGGCGCTGGGCGTGTCCTTCGCGCTGAACATCGAGACGATCCGCCAGGGCATCCAGGCGCTGACCGGCACCAACCTGTTCAACGCCGAGATCTATTTCCTGTCGCAACTGCCGGCAAAGATCGACTGGTCGGAGGTGGTCCAGGTCACCCTGATGGCGCTGGGCCTGTCCTTCGCCGCGACCATCTACCCGTCCTGGCGGGCGGCGCGTCTCGATCCGGTGGAGGCCCTGCGCTATGAGTGA
- a CDS encoding ABC transporter ATP-binding protein yields MSEPMLELSGIVRTFEQAGTELQVLRGAELTVHAGELVALVGPSGAGKSTLLHIAGLLERPTAGTVRIAGTDVSALDDGKRTEVRRRSVGFVYQFHHLLPEFSALENIVLPQMINGVPKRTARERALELLCMVGLEPRAGHRPARLSGGEQQRVAIARALANGPGLLIADEPTGNLDPHTAEGVFAMLTTIVRQARVGALIATHNLELANRMDRVFEMSDGLLVEHARV; encoded by the coding sequence ATGAGTGAGCCGATGCTGGAACTGTCGGGGATCGTCCGCACCTTTGAGCAGGCGGGGACCGAGCTTCAGGTGCTGCGCGGGGCGGAATTGACCGTCCACGCCGGCGAACTGGTCGCCCTGGTCGGCCCGTCGGGCGCCGGCAAATCGACCTTGCTGCACATCGCCGGCCTGCTGGAGCGGCCGACTGCCGGCACCGTGCGGATCGCCGGGACCGACGTGTCCGCCCTGGACGACGGCAAGCGGACGGAGGTGCGCCGCCGCTCGGTCGGCTTCGTCTACCAGTTCCACCACCTGCTGCCGGAATTCTCCGCGCTGGAGAACATCGTGCTGCCGCAGATGATCAACGGCGTTCCGAAGCGCACCGCCCGCGAGCGCGCCCTGGAACTGCTGTGCATGGTCGGGCTGGAGCCGCGCGCCGGCCACCGCCCGGCCCGCCTGTCGGGCGGCGAGCAGCAGCGGGTCGCCATCGCCCGCGCGCTGGCCAACGGGCCGGGCCTGCTGATCGCCGACGAGCCGACGGGCAACCTCGACCCGCACACGGCGGAGGGGGTCTTCGCCATGCTGACCACCATCGTCCGGCAGGCGAGGGTCGGCGCCCTGATCGCCACCCACAACCTGGAACTGGCGAACCGCATGGACCGGGTGTTCGAGATGAGCGACGGTCTTCTCGTGGAGCACGCCAGGGTTTGA
- a CDS encoding dienelactone hydrolase family protein translates to MDQKIIDLYDEYTHRPLPRRVFLERLAVLAGSAAAIPAILSQIEPNYALAAEIPEDDSRIATDRVTFQGATGDVQAYRARPKLAEQAPSVVVVHENRGLNPYIEDVTRRLAVAGFVAMAPDLLSPLGGTPQDPDRAREMIGQLDPDKTVNNLIASMSDLMAYRYSNAKVGAIGFCWGGGMTNRLAIKAPDLKAGVVFYGPSPDPALVTTIKAPLQLHYAGLDNNVNAKVPAYEEALKKGGKSYELFMYDNVNHAFHNDTSAERFNKEAADLAWGRSVEFLKKKLT, encoded by the coding sequence ATGGATCAGAAGATCATCGATCTGTACGACGAGTACACCCACCGGCCGCTGCCGCGCCGCGTCTTCCTGGAGCGGCTGGCGGTTCTGGCGGGCAGCGCGGCGGCCATTCCGGCGATCCTCTCCCAGATCGAGCCGAACTACGCCCTCGCCGCCGAGATTCCGGAGGACGACAGCCGGATCGCCACGGACCGGGTCACCTTCCAGGGCGCGACCGGCGACGTTCAGGCCTACCGGGCCCGGCCGAAGCTGGCGGAGCAGGCGCCGTCTGTGGTGGTGGTCCACGAGAACCGTGGCCTGAACCCCTACATCGAGGACGTGACGCGGCGGCTGGCGGTGGCCGGCTTCGTCGCCATGGCCCCGGATCTGCTGTCCCCGCTCGGCGGCACCCCGCAGGACCCCGACCGTGCCCGCGAGATGATCGGCCAGCTCGACCCCGACAAGACGGTGAACAACCTGATCGCGTCGATGAGCGACCTGATGGCCTACCGCTACTCCAACGCCAAGGTGGGGGCCATCGGCTTCTGCTGGGGCGGCGGCATGACCAACCGGCTGGCCATCAAGGCGCCGGACCTCAAGGCGGGCGTCGTCTTCTACGGCCCGTCGCCCGATCCGGCGCTCGTCACCACGATCAAGGCGCCGCTCCAGCTCCACTACGCCGGGCTGGACAACAATGTGAACGCCAAGGTCCCGGCCTATGAGGAGGCCCTGAAGAAGGGCGGCAAGTCCTACGAACTCTTCATGTACGACAACGTCAACCACGCCTTCCACAACGACACGTCGGCGGAGCGCTTCAACAAGGAGGCGGCGGACCTCGCCTGGGGCCGGTCCGTGGAGTTCCTGAAGAAGAAACTGACCTGA
- a CDS encoding EamA family transporter — MRTAHIGLAVAVAAIWGFNFVAIKVGLADFPPILFCALRFALAALPLLVLGVRGGPPVPWRFILGIGMVLGVVKFSLLFVGMDIGMPAGLSSLVLQSQAFFTALFAALVLGERPGPKQVLGMAVAFTGIGLIALEMPAGDSLLGLGLVMAAAATWGVANLLMKQAKAPDLFRMMLWVSVVPPIPLLLLSLGMEGPDRAWQALTHLTPLGVGAVAYIAFGATLFGFAAWGFLLRHYPASLVAPFSLLVPVFGMSSSALFLGESFTPLKMGGALLVLAGLAVAVLKLPSARPATHRS, encoded by the coding sequence ATGCGCACCGCCCACATCGGCCTTGCCGTCGCCGTCGCGGCGATCTGGGGCTTCAACTTCGTCGCCATCAAGGTCGGCCTCGCCGACTTTCCGCCGATCCTGTTCTGCGCCCTGCGCTTCGCGCTGGCGGCGCTGCCGCTTCTCGTGCTGGGGGTTCGCGGTGGTCCGCCGGTGCCCTGGCGCTTCATCCTGGGCATCGGGATGGTGCTGGGCGTGGTGAAGTTCTCGCTGCTGTTCGTCGGGATGGACATCGGCATGCCGGCGGGGCTGTCGTCGCTGGTGCTGCAATCTCAGGCCTTCTTCACCGCCCTGTTCGCCGCCCTGGTGCTGGGGGAGCGGCCCGGCCCGAAACAAGTGCTGGGCATGGCGGTGGCTTTCACCGGGATCGGCCTGATCGCGCTGGAGATGCCGGCGGGCGATTCGCTGCTCGGTCTGGGGCTGGTCATGGCCGCTGCGGCCACCTGGGGCGTGGCGAACCTGCTGATGAAGCAGGCCAAGGCGCCGGACCTGTTCCGCATGATGCTGTGGGTCAGCGTGGTGCCGCCGATCCCGCTGCTGCTGCTGTCGCTCGGGATGGAGGGGCCGGACCGGGCGTGGCAGGCCCTGACCCATCTGACTCCGCTGGGCGTCGGGGCGGTGGCCTACATCGCCTTCGGGGCGACGCTGTTCGGATTCGCCGCCTGGGGCTTCCTGCTGCGCCATTACCCGGCGAGCCTCGTGGCGCCCTTCTCGCTGCTGGTGCCGGTCTTCGGCATGAGCTCCAGCGCGCTGTTCCTGGGGGAGAGCTTCACCCCGCTGAAAATGGGGGGCGCGCTTCTCGTCCTCGCCGGGCTGGCGGTGGCCGTGCTGAAGCTGCCCTCCGCACGGCCCGCCACCCACCGCTCATGA